One genomic region from Jilunia laotingensis encodes:
- a CDS encoding TolC family protein, producing the protein MKKVFILTILLSAAFSSKAQNVLSLDSCRALALANNKELLISNEKINAAHYQRKAAFTNYLPNISATGAYMRNQKEFSLLNDAQKGALSGLGNSISGPLQQAGQVIAQIHPELAPLISQLGGELVPTLNGVGESLVDAFRTDTRNVYAGAITLTQPLYMGGKIRAYNKITRYAEELARQQHHSGMQEVILSTDQAYWQVISLVNKKKLAEGYLELLQKLDSDVEKMIAEGVATKADGLSVRVKVNEAEMTLTKVEDGLSLSRMLLCQLCGLDLGTPIVLADEQMENLPLAETNTQFDINTAYANRPEIHSLELATQIYKQKVNVTRAEHLPSVALMGNYMVTNPSVFNSFENKFKGMWNVGVMVQLPIWHWGEGMYKVKAAKAEARIAQYQLQDAKEKIELQVNQAAFKVHEATKKLTMAEKNQEKANENLRYATLGFEEGVIATSNVLEAQTAWLSAQSEKIDAQIDVKLTEIYLKKSLGTLSEGRREN; encoded by the coding sequence ATGAAAAAAGTATTCATTCTGACAATTCTGCTAAGTGCTGCGTTTTCATCAAAAGCACAGAACGTTCTCAGCTTAGATAGTTGCCGTGCATTAGCCTTGGCAAACAACAAGGAGTTGCTCATCAGCAATGAGAAAATAAATGCAGCGCATTATCAGCGTAAAGCTGCCTTCACCAACTATCTGCCCAACATCTCGGCAACCGGTGCCTACATGCGTAACCAAAAAGAGTTTTCATTGCTGAATGATGCACAAAAAGGGGCGCTATCCGGTTTGGGGAACAGCATCAGCGGTCCGCTGCAACAGGCAGGACAAGTGATAGCACAGATACATCCCGAATTGGCTCCGCTCATCTCACAACTAGGAGGCGAACTTGTCCCCACACTCAACGGAGTGGGTGAATCATTGGTAGACGCTTTCCGCACAGACACGAGGAATGTCTATGCCGGTGCCATCACCCTGACCCAACCTTTGTATATGGGAGGCAAAATCCGGGCTTACAACAAAATAACCAGATATGCCGAAGAACTGGCACGGCAACAACACCACTCCGGTATGCAGGAAGTCATCCTAAGCACAGACCAGGCTTACTGGCAGGTTATCTCACTGGTCAATAAAAAGAAATTGGCTGAGGGATACTTGGAACTGCTTCAAAAGCTGGACAGCGATGTGGAGAAGATGATAGCAGAAGGAGTGGCAACGAAAGCAGACGGGCTATCCGTACGAGTAAAAGTAAACGAAGCAGAGATGACGCTGACCAAAGTAGAGGACGGCCTGAGCCTTTCCCGAATGTTGCTTTGCCAGCTATGCGGGCTCGACCTCGGTACACCGATTGTACTGGCAGATGAACAGATGGAGAACCTTCCTTTAGCAGAGACGAACACGCAGTTCGATATAAATACGGCATATGCCAATCGGCCCGAAATACATAGTTTGGAACTGGCGACGCAAATCTACAAACAAAAGGTGAACGTAACACGTGCCGAACACCTACCGTCCGTAGCATTAATGGGAAATTACATGGTGACCAATCCTTCCGTATTCAACAGCTTCGAAAATAAGTTCAAAGGGATGTGGAATGTGGGAGTAATGGTACAATTACCCATATGGCATTGGGGAGAAGGAATGTATAAAGTAAAAGCTGCAAAAGCAGAAGCCCGCATCGCCCAATATCAATTGCAGGATGCCAAAGAAAAAATAGAATTGCAAGTCAACCAAGCAGCCTTCAAAGTACACGAGGCAACCAAAAAGCTGACTATGGCAGAAAAGAACCAAGAGAAAGCGAATGAGAACCTGCGCTACGCCACCCTCGGGTTCGAGGAAGGAGTCATTGCCACCAGCAATGTATTGGAAGCCCAGACCGCATGGCTCTCGGCACAATCGGAAAAGATAGATGCCCAAATCGATGTCAAACTGACGGAAATCTATCTGAAGAAATCACTGGGAACGCTTAGCGAAGGAAGAAGGGAGAACTAA
- the mdh gene encoding malate dehydrogenase, protein MSKVTVVGAGNVGATCANVLAFNEVADEVVMLDVKEGVSEGKAMDMMQTAQLLGFDTTLVGCTNDYAQTANSDVVVITSGIPRKPGMTREELIGVNAGIVKSVAENVLKYSPNAIIVVISNPMDTMTYLSLKALGLPKNRIIGMGGALDSSRFKYFLSQALGCNANEVEGMVIGGHGDTTMIPLTRFATYKGLPVSNFLSEEKLNEVAAATMVGGATLTKLLGTSAWYAPGAAGAFVVESIIHNQKKMIPCSVALEGEYGESDICCGVPVILGKNGIEKIVELPLNEEEMAKFKASAAAVRKTNAALKEVGAL, encoded by the coding sequence ATGTCAAAAGTAACCGTAGTAGGCGCAGGTAACGTAGGTGCTACATGTGCAAATGTACTCGCTTTCAATGAAGTAGCAGACGAAGTAGTAATGCTTGACGTTAAGGAAGGTGTTTCCGAAGGTAAAGCAATGGATATGATGCAGACAGCTCAACTGTTGGGATTTGACACTACCCTTGTAGGTTGCACCAATGATTATGCTCAGACTGCAAACTCTGACGTTGTTGTTATCACTTCAGGTATTCCTCGCAAACCGGGTATGACTCGCGAAGAACTGATCGGTGTGAATGCCGGTATCGTAAAATCCGTAGCCGAAAACGTTTTGAAATATTCTCCTAACGCAATTATCGTAGTTATCTCTAACCCGATGGATACAATGACTTATTTGTCATTGAAGGCTTTGGGGTTGCCGAAAAACCGTATCATCGGTATGGGTGGTGCTTTGGATAGCTCACGTTTCAAATATTTCTTGTCTCAGGCTTTGGGATGCAACGCTAACGAAGTAGAAGGTATGGTTATCGGTGGTCACGGTGATACGACTATGATTCCTTTGACTCGTTTTGCTACATACAAAGGTCTGCCTGTAAGCAATTTCCTTTCAGAAGAGAAACTGAACGAAGTGGCTGCCGCTACCATGGTAGGTGGTGCTACGTTGACTAAATTGCTGGGTACTTCCGCATGGTATGCACCGGGTGCGGCAGGAGCGTTTGTAGTCGAATCTATCATCCACAACCAAAAGAAGATGATTCCTTGCTCTGTAGCTCTTGAAGGTGAATACGGAGAAAGCGATATCTGCTGTGGAGTTCCTGTGATTTTAGGTAAGAACGGCATCGAAAAGATCGTTGAGCTTCCGTTGAACGAAGAAGAAATGGCTAAGTTCAAAGCAAGTGCTGCTGCTGTTCGCAAGACTAACGCTGCCTTGAAAGAAGTAGGCGCTCTTTAA
- a CDS encoding helix-turn-helix domain-containing protein, producing the protein MMPIKLFFIILLLLPNIPLWAMEAETEVSSAQILMQKGEACLKDSNWMEALDYFEKLIPLYKQHPEIDPGLFAKGFCSAGNICQVKERYIQALDFYILGLQASERARDDGVYNRCLGNIGNIYLAFNDYDTALLYYNKGYDRCVTAKDFDRQVTFLTNMISTYCYMHQPDKAKEYFQKLMKLPMKDMKMQTFHNLYNQAIIAQAEKNYAGAVYFHRQALEYADRNVLDKRFVVAAYRELSNTYREKGELAQAIDCLKKGEEVAGRYGYTLQKIECYKLLSELYSLKQDSSLASHYRILYVSFTDSVNQQEYNKVKNKLVKYEEQQNSSIIGKLSGQINMQRWIIVFVTICFFIVLILIIFIFRQNKKLQRAYHTLFNRNSELIDSDEMYRQMQQKYRMLAEQFKKYREDFPPSVPATQAKEVEEESVDKKLPLALSSELTEKLLEDVLKVMEDETYIFDPDFGLNQLAKLVNSNTKYVSWVINETYNKNFRTFLNEYRIREASKRLLNAEKYGSFTIQAIAEGIGFKSVANFVVAFKKNVGITPSLYQKMARKEIADEEEEEG; encoded by the coding sequence ATGATGCCGATAAAACTGTTTTTTATAATATTGCTCCTTCTACCGAACATTCCGTTGTGGGCTATGGAAGCAGAAACCGAGGTCAGTTCAGCACAGATATTAATGCAGAAAGGGGAAGCGTGTCTCAAGGATAGTAATTGGATGGAAGCATTGGACTATTTTGAAAAATTGATTCCTCTGTACAAACAACACCCTGAAATTGATCCCGGACTTTTTGCCAAGGGATTCTGTTCTGCCGGGAATATCTGCCAGGTCAAAGAACGGTATATCCAGGCGCTCGATTTTTATATTTTGGGTTTGCAAGCATCCGAAAGAGCGCGGGACGATGGCGTGTATAACCGTTGCTTGGGAAATATCGGTAACATTTATTTGGCCTTTAACGATTATGATACGGCATTGCTCTATTACAACAAAGGATATGATCGTTGTGTGACCGCGAAAGATTTTGATCGGCAGGTTACGTTTCTGACCAACATGATCAGCACCTATTGCTACATGCACCAGCCGGACAAGGCAAAAGAATATTTCCAGAAACTAATGAAGCTTCCCATGAAAGATATGAAAATGCAGACCTTTCATAATCTTTATAATCAAGCCATCATTGCCCAGGCAGAGAAAAACTATGCGGGTGCGGTCTATTTTCATAGGCAGGCGTTGGAGTATGCCGACCGAAATGTTTTGGATAAACGTTTTGTTGTGGCCGCATACAGGGAGTTAAGCAATACCTACCGGGAAAAAGGGGAACTGGCTCAAGCGATCGACTGTTTGAAAAAGGGGGAGGAAGTGGCCGGAAGGTATGGATATACGTTACAGAAGATCGAGTGCTATAAACTGTTGTCGGAACTTTATAGTCTGAAACAGGATAGTAGTTTGGCAAGTCATTACCGCATTCTTTATGTTTCGTTTACCGATTCGGTCAATCAACAGGAATATAATAAGGTGAAGAATAAGCTTGTGAAATATGAGGAACAGCAGAATAGTTCCATTATCGGGAAGTTGAGCGGACAAATAAATATGCAGCGATGGATAATCGTGTTTGTTACTATCTGCTTTTTTATCGTTTTGATTCTGATAATCTTTATTTTCCGCCAAAACAAGAAATTGCAACGAGCCTATCATACCTTATTCAATAGGAACAGTGAACTGATCGATTCGGACGAGATGTACAGGCAGATGCAACAGAAATATCGTATGTTGGCGGAACAGTTTAAGAAATACAGGGAGGACTTTCCGCCTTCGGTTCCCGCGACTCAGGCAAAAGAGGTAGAAGAGGAATCGGTGGACAAAAAACTGCCGCTTGCACTGAGTTCGGAACTTACTGAAAAGTTGCTGGAGGATGTTCTCAAAGTGATGGAAGATGAAACATACATCTTTGATCCTGATTTCGGCTTGAATCAGTTGGCAAAGTTAGTGAATTCGAATACCAAATATGTTTCATGGGTCATTAATGAAACCTACAATAAGAACTTCAGGACTTTCTTGAATGAATACCGCATCCGTGAGGCCAGCAAGCGGTTGTTGAATGCGGAGAAATATGGTAGCTTTACCATTCAGGCTATCGCGGAAGGGATAGGATTCAAATCCGTAGCTAATTTTGTGGTTGCTTTTAAGAAGAATGTCGGCATTACTCCGTCTCTTTACCAGAAAATGGCGCGTAAGGAGATTGCAGATGAAGAAGAGGAAGAGGGGTGA
- a CDS encoding M6 family metalloprotease domain-containing protein codes for MKSYLKIFILSVVFLSSHQSIGAIPAYPYPVTITQPDGSSITLRQHGDEFMNYVTTEDGYTVIKNKKGFYVYAQEGNGSLIPSNYTARDELQRSPTEKSFLNGISKYIHPPFTHISKEAANKAYTRNGLLQKDVDFDYSKFKGLIILVEFSDRKFEHEDAKDRFTAMVNQRNYTDNGSTGSVNDYFYDNSMGKFSPTFNVVGPVGINYRQTDARQTENAHQLAQAACIAADELVNYKDYDLNGDNQVDMIYFIFAGAGSNFAGNNTNYLWPHASSLPSNFTLDNVTFGRYACSVELNGLEGSHVQDGIGTIVHEFSHVLGLKDYYDTDYSSSGGESEHPNTWSVMASGSYFNKSKTPCGYSLYERYALGWATPRIINEKGTYTLTALNSSNEGFRINTPIKEEFFLLENRQQSRWDEYLPGHGMLVFRVDSTNIDAWTSNKINIDPKHMYYEMLRAQKAVQGNYVINTGGDPFPGTGNVTSLTNQSSPSISSWSGLQTEVILTDISESSEGVIQFKTQTDMLQTLTEDFEEMDVTSGNARNIQGKFSKWDFSKALVQAPGTDKANGTKSIGIYKGGEIKTTTPAENNIHSVSFQVWNPTNVTTTLRLYYSTNNGVSWVPATSSSGSVLMNIASGESQNVLFNIQSGQPTVYKINMTAGSSSVDDMNYIDDFTLKYKSDNPPQSIIYTEDNTEERLQVTLNGRHLTVISRINTNSNEPIVKLFTSNGTLIDSRKPINGLSEFDLPQKGLYILQQGKISRKVIY; via the coding sequence ATGAAAAGCTATCTCAAGATCTTTATTCTATCAGTTGTCTTTTTAAGCAGCCACCAATCAATAGGGGCAATACCAGCTTATCCGTATCCCGTCACCATCACACAACCGGATGGAAGTAGCATCACTTTACGTCAGCATGGAGATGAATTTATGAACTACGTCACAACGGAAGACGGATATACAGTCATAAAAAACAAGAAGGGCTTTTATGTATATGCACAAGAAGGGAACGGATCTCTGATACCTTCAAACTACACAGCCAGAGACGAACTTCAACGTTCGCCAACGGAAAAGAGCTTCCTGAATGGGATAAGTAAATACATACATCCACCTTTCACCCATATTTCAAAAGAAGCAGCGAATAAGGCCTATACACGGAACGGGCTGTTACAAAAAGATGTCGACTTCGATTACAGCAAATTCAAAGGGCTAATCATATTAGTCGAATTCTCGGACAGAAAGTTTGAGCATGAAGATGCAAAAGACAGATTTACGGCTATGGTGAATCAAAGAAACTACACTGACAACGGAAGCACCGGTAGTGTCAACGATTACTTCTACGATAACTCCATGGGAAAGTTCAGCCCCACTTTCAATGTAGTAGGTCCGGTAGGCATCAACTATAGACAGACGGATGCCCGGCAAACGGAAAATGCCCATCAACTTGCTCAAGCAGCCTGCATAGCAGCCGATGAATTGGTGAATTATAAAGACTACGACTTAAACGGGGACAATCAGGTTGATATGATCTACTTCATTTTTGCCGGAGCAGGCTCGAACTTCGCAGGAAACAATACGAATTATTTATGGCCTCATGCCTCATCACTGCCATCCAACTTCACATTAGATAACGTCACTTTCGGCAGATATGCCTGTTCGGTCGAACTAAACGGCCTTGAAGGGTCGCATGTGCAAGACGGAATAGGTACAATAGTCCACGAGTTCAGCCATGTGTTGGGATTAAAAGACTATTACGATACCGACTATAGCAGTTCGGGAGGTGAAAGCGAACACCCCAATACCTGGTCGGTCATGGCATCGGGCAGCTATTTCAATAAAAGCAAAACTCCCTGTGGCTATTCACTGTATGAACGGTATGCACTGGGATGGGCAACTCCCCGTATTATAAACGAAAAAGGTACGTATACATTGACCGCCTTGAATAGTTCGAATGAAGGATTTCGCATTAATACGCCCATCAAGGAAGAGTTCTTCCTTTTGGAAAACCGGCAACAAAGCAGATGGGACGAGTATCTACCAGGGCATGGGATGTTAGTATTCCGGGTAGATTCCACCAATATAGATGCTTGGACATCGAACAAAATCAATATCGACCCTAAACATATGTATTATGAAATGTTGAGGGCACAGAAAGCCGTCCAAGGAAATTATGTCATCAATACAGGAGGAGACCCTTTCCCGGGAACCGGGAATGTTACTTCACTGACAAACCAAAGTTCACCTTCCATTTCGTCCTGGAGCGGGCTACAAACAGAAGTCATCCTTACGGATATCAGCGAATCAAGCGAAGGAGTTATACAGTTCAAGACGCAAACAGACATGCTCCAAACCTTGACCGAAGACTTTGAAGAGATGGATGTTACAAGCGGAAATGCCCGAAATATACAAGGTAAATTCAGTAAATGGGATTTCTCGAAAGCATTGGTACAAGCTCCCGGAACAGATAAAGCTAACGGAACAAAATCAATCGGCATATATAAAGGAGGAGAAATCAAAACTACCACTCCCGCAGAAAACAACATTCATTCCGTATCCTTCCAAGTATGGAATCCGACAAACGTGACCACTACCCTGAGACTTTATTACTCCACAAACAACGGTGTGTCATGGGTCCCGGCAACAAGCTCATCGGGCTCAGTATTAATGAATATAGCCTCGGGGGAGAGCCAAAATGTACTTTTCAATATCCAAAGCGGACAACCTACGGTCTACAAGATAAATATGACAGCCGGAAGTTCTTCCGTGGATGATATGAATTACATAGACGACTTTACTTTAAAATACAAAAGTGATAATCCACCTCAATCGATCATCTATACTGAAGATAATACAGAGGAGAGACTACAAGTCACCTTGAACGGAAGACATCTTACCGTCATAAGCCGCATCAATACAAATAGCAACGAACCCATCGTGAAGCTCTTTACAAGTAACGGAACATTGATCGACAGCCGGAAGCCCATAAACGGACTATCAGAATTCGATCTTCCACAAAAGGGACTTTATATCCTGCAACAAGGCAAAATAAGTCGGAAAGTTATCTATTAA
- a CDS encoding helix-turn-helix domain-containing protein, which yields MKLFLILLALSLNVQIWGMGVDADISPAQVWFQKGEACYRDSNWIEALDNYSKLVPIYKKEPLNDPNLFARGFSSAGNICQIEEQYIQALDYYILGLEASERAKNEALYDRCLGNIGNIYMLFKDYETALLYYDKGYNRCVANNDFDMQVKFLTNMISTYCYMLQPDKAKECHQKLIKLPVKDIEMHTFYNLINQALIAQTEENYSGAIYFHKQALEYACQRVLDERFVAAEYRELSNVYREKGEIMLAIECLRKSEEIAARKGYTMQMAECYKLLSQLYGLNSDSVLANHYQALYISFSDSINQREYNKVKNKLVRYEEQQNNTYIGKLSDRINLQRWIIIVVSVCFCIVLVLIFFIVRQNKMLQRAYHTLFNRNSELIDSDEKYKQMQKKYLSVVELLKKCRQVEEARESKEVHAMDTKEMENMGDKKLSPALSTEHTEKLLEDILKVMEDGTYVFNPDFSLNQLAKLVNSNTKYVSWVINDTYNKNFRTFINEYRIREASKRLLNTEKYGSLTIQAIAEDVGFKSVTNFVVSFKRNVGITPSLYQKMARKEVIIEEEEEG from the coding sequence GTGAAACTATTTCTTATACTTTTAGCTCTTTCATTGAATGTACAAATTTGGGGAATGGGAGTCGATGCAGATATAAGTCCCGCCCAAGTATGGTTCCAAAAAGGAGAAGCCTGTTACCGTGATAGTAACTGGATTGAGGCATTGGATAATTATAGTAAGCTGGTTCCTATTTATAAAAAAGAGCCTTTAAACGATCCGAATCTTTTTGCCCGAGGATTCAGTTCGGCAGGGAATATTTGCCAGATTGAAGAGCAGTATATTCAGGCGCTTGATTATTATATACTCGGCTTGGAGGCTTCCGAAAGGGCGAAGAATGAAGCTTTGTATGACCGTTGCTTGGGAAATATTGGCAATATTTACATGCTCTTCAAAGATTATGAGACAGCATTGCTCTATTACGACAAAGGATATAATCGTTGTGTGGCTAACAATGATTTTGATATGCAAGTGAAATTTCTCACCAATATGATCAGTACCTATTGTTATATGTTACAGCCGGACAAGGCGAAAGAGTGTCATCAGAAGCTTATCAAACTCCCTGTTAAGGATATAGAGATGCATACATTTTATAATTTGATCAATCAAGCACTTATTGCACAGACAGAGGAAAACTATTCCGGAGCGATTTATTTTCATAAGCAAGCCTTGGAGTATGCCTGTCAGCGAGTCTTGGATGAGCGTTTCGTGGCTGCCGAATATAGGGAACTGAGTAATGTATATAGGGAAAAGGGGGAAATCATGCTGGCAATAGAGTGTCTGAGGAAAAGCGAGGAGATTGCCGCACGAAAAGGATATACCATGCAAATGGCGGAATGTTATAAATTGTTGTCCCAATTATATGGGTTAAATTCGGATAGTGTTTTGGCGAACCATTATCAGGCTTTATATATTTCTTTTTCTGATTCCATCAATCAAAGGGAGTATAATAAGGTAAAGAACAAATTGGTGCGATATGAAGAACAACAAAATAATACATATATCGGTAAGTTGAGCGATCGGATAAATCTTCAGCGTTGGATTATTATTGTCGTATCTGTCTGCTTTTGTATTGTTTTGGTATTGATCTTCTTCATTGTTCGGCAGAATAAAATGCTGCAACGTGCATATCATACTCTCTTTAACCGGAATAGTGAATTGATCGACTCGGATGAGAAGTACAAGCAGATGCAAAAGAAATATCTGTCGGTAGTGGAACTGCTGAAAAAGTGCCGGCAAGTGGAAGAAGCGAGAGAAAGTAAGGAGGTACACGCGATGGATACCAAAGAGATGGAGAACATGGGTGATAAGAAATTGTCTCCTGCATTGAGTACTGAACATACTGAAAAGTTATTAGAAGATATTCTTAAGGTGATGGAGGATGGTACCTATGTATTCAATCCGGATTTTAGCTTGAATCAGTTGGCAAAACTTGTTAATTCAAATACGAAGTATGTTTCATGGGTAATTAATGATACGTACAATAAGAATTTCAGAACTTTTATAAATGAATACCGCATTCGTGAAGCTAGTAAGAGACTTCTGAATACGGAAAAATATGGAAGCCTTACTATTCAAGCTATTGCCGAGGATGTTGGCTTCAAGTCTGTAACCAATTTTGTGGTATCCTTTAAAAGGAATGTTGGGATCACTCCGTCTCTTTATCAGAAAATGGCTCGTAAGGAAGTAATTATTGAAGAAGAGGAGGAAGGATGA